The Halobacillus ihumii genomic sequence CGCAGGAGTCTACGTATGTTTTCTCCGCAAAAGCGGCACATCGTTCGCCTTCTCACTTAAGAAGTGCAGTTATGCCCCAGGCTCGTCCTTTCCTTATCATCATATCCATATGTTTACTTATCAAAATTCAAAATTCACCAGAAACATGCTACAATACCTTTGCTGTCAAACTTAGACAAGAAAACGATAAGAAAGAAGGTATATAAACATGATTCTGAAAAGAGCCCTGCATTACGCCCATGAGTTAATGGGAGATGTGCTGAAAACAGGGGATGTCGCCATTGATGGGACGTGCGGTAATGGGCATGATACTCAATTCATCAGCCAGCTCGTTGGTAAAAGTGGACACATATACGGATTTGATATTCAGAAAGAAGCCATCTTCAATACCAAACAACGGCTCATTGACCATCAGTTATTTGAGCAAACCACACTGATTCATGATAGCCACGCGGCTATTGAACAACATATTCCGGACGATCATCTCAGACGTC encodes the following:
- a CDS encoding tRNA (mnm(5)s(2)U34)-methyltransferase, with the translated sequence MILKRALHYAHELMGDVLKTGDVAIDGTCGNGHDTQFISQLVGKSGHIYGFDIQKEAIFNTKQRLIDHQLFEQTTLIHDSHAAIEQHIPDDHLRRLKAAIFNLGYLPGSDKSVITEADQTLSSIQSILSYIQKGGLVVLVVYYGHPGGEEEKTALLNYVSCLDQRHYNVLQHGFINQRNQPPFILAIEKK